The genomic window CTTCTCGCTATTCTACTGTTCCTCCGAATCTTTAGCAAGTAATCTAAAATGCGGCTTCAGGCATTGCCCGCCTGGCCCGTTGTGGTAGATACAATATGTGTCGCCGTCGTACTGTCTACTGTACTCATTTCATTATTGCAACTCATCGTGGCATGGGTCAAGAGCACACGTGGTGGGCATATTCAGCTTTCTGAATCTTTTGAACCCAAGAGCAAGAAGGAACTTTTCGAAACCAAACTATTATATCATGTTGCTAAGGAAACGCCTGAGGATGGCGAACCGGTAGAGGTTGCTAGCTTTTGGAAAGGTGTGAGTCCTTATAAGCCATTCCTATTATTAAAACTTTTGCTACAGATGATCTTTGCCAAGGCTCTCCTCACGTCGGTAACTTTCAGCAGTCTTGCGATACAAATTGTAGAAACAGTCGAGTCACCACCTTATCGTGGCGAATCATGGCTCTATTTTCTTAGGTTTACCACTGTATCCTTGACCAACATCCATCTCGTTGCGCTTTCCACGCACTATCTAATCACTCGCAATCTCAACAGACACGCTAGTCTGACTAAACACATTTGCACTATCTCTAGCATATTACTTTTTCACTGGTATTTCCAAACTCTGGGACAATATCTTTGGCTAAGTACAAATGTACATATTCCCTGGACCGGCTACACTTCGTTGGGCTTGACATTCCTTCAGACCGTTATTTCAGGTCTCATCCCTGTTGGCCCCAAGCTGTGGGTAGACATGACCATGATATACACTAAGGCAGTCCGTGCCAAAGTTGAGGACAGTGCTGCCACTACATTCGGTGGTAATCTTATTGAGGAGACCTCATGCTCAATCTTTGAAAGGCTGATGTTTACATTCGTTTACCCCATGATTATCAAAACTGCAAAGATGCATCAGGTTGACATCCAGGATCTCCCAGCTCTACAGGCTGAGATGAGGACGCAGAACATGTACCACGAGTTTATGGGACCCAAAACAGCCGAGGGCATCAGATGGAAGAGGCATCCAACGTTGTCGCTACTTTGGACAGTATGGTGGCCTCAGCGACGCGCGGTGGGCAAGGGTGAGTATTGCTGCAATGATGTTGGTGCGTCGTTTTTGGTGACCTGACCTTGCTTTAGCCCTCATTTTCATGTTCGCTCTCTGCCCTCTGTGGTACCTTCCTCACATATGTCTCCAGCAAATTCTTAGTATCCTCGACGACCACACTGCCGTCCGATGGAGCGCTGTGGCATTCGCTGCTCTCATGGTTTTTGCTAAAATTGGCAACATGATCATTACTATGCAGCAGTACAATATGTGAACATCAAGTTTAGGAAGAGACATGATTTGTAGCTGACTAGCTGCAGTACCATGTCATATGTCGGACCTCGAATCAATGCCCATACCTCATTCCTTCTTTACCAGTAAGTGAACCCTCAACAACCATCATTGAATGCTAACATGCATTTAGGAAACTCCTCACTCGGAACCTCTTTGCCATCCcggaaaagaaggaaggcGACAAAGCCGTTCATACCAAGGCCGATATTCTCAATCTCATTTCTTCTGACGCTTCCTCTGTGCAACGCGTCGGTTGGACTTTCACCAACCTTTTCCGATCAGCAGTTGAGATGGGTCTTGGATGCTCTTATGTATGGATTCTTCTTGGTCCCTCTGGTCTTTGCGGTCTTTCTACCCTCATTCTTACCTGTCCTCCCGCGTACTTGTTAACAAGGTGGGAATACTCTGTTTTCGAGAAGAGGCTTGCCATCAGGGATGAAAGGGTATCATTGATGCAGGAAGCCGTTCAGGCGATCTCGATGATCAAGATGATGGCAACAGAAAGGTTCTGGTATAGGAGGATCAATAGAGTGAGAGAAAGAGAATTCAAGAAATTGATCCAGGCTCAGGTCTTGGGCTACATCTCTGTTTTGCTTTAGTGAGCCAGTCATACTTCTCCATAATAGGGTGACTAATTTTGTTTCTAGTTCGGCTGCCCCAACTGTCATTGTCATTGTTGCGTTTGCTCACTATACACTTGTCGCGAAGAATGAGCTTACAGCGACCATCGCATTTGTAAGTGGTTTATACATGGCCCATGACGCAAGTGGCCAATGGCTCTTTAGACTTCCATTGCCGTTTTCGATGAACTCCGTCCAGCTCTTCTCGATCTACCTTCCAGCGTGGCTGAACTCCTCCAAGAGATTCTTGGTGCTCGGCGTATCGCCAATTTCCTCACTACCGAAGACGTCGAGTATTTCACTGATACTACTTTCAATCCCTCTGACCCTAGCACTTCAGAGGATGGCCCTCTTTACATCGTTGGTACTGTTGCATGGGATGTATCAAAGGTTTACCTTGCATCACCTAGCAATCCCACCGCCGACGCGTCTAGTGATAATTCGGAAAACAGCAAGATCGGATTCAGGCTTATGGATCTTGACATCAAGTTTCCCCGAGGGAAGTTGACTCTTGTGGCTGGTAAATTCGGTTCAGGAAAGTCGCTTTTGTTGTTGGCTTTACTAGGAGAAGCGAGGTTGGTTGAAGGGAAGATTTCGTACATGGTTTCTCCCATCATGGACCCTCAAAAGATTGACAAGAACGATTGGAGTCTGTTCAAGAACGGAGTGGCATACGCTCCCCAGGTGAGTTGATATGTTGGATTAACTCTCAGGCAGCTAATTCTTTCTAGACACCTTGGCTTCTCAGTCAAAGTATTCGGGACAATATTCTTTTTGGTCTACCTCTTGATATGGAGCGCTACCGTTTTGTCTGCTTTGCCACTGGACTTATGCCTGATCTCGAGCTCCTCGAGGATGCCGACCTCACCGAGATTGGCGAACGAGGCAAGCTTCTCTCTGGTGGTCAAAAAGCTCGGGTCAGTTTGGCGCGTGCAGTTTACTCCAGAGCTTCTGTTCTTCTTTTGGACGATGTTATATCGGCGGTTGATGCTCAGACGAGTCAACATATCATCAAACACTGCTTCAGTTCCTCTCTAATGAGCGGTCGAACAGTCATCCTCGCCTCCCACGCTGTGGAATCTTTAGCGTCTTTGGCTGCCCATGCAATCTATCTGGATGATGGCAGATGTCTCTGGCAAGGTTCAGGAAGGCAGTTGCTTGAGACTGGACACATGGCCCATTTGAAGTCTGAGTCTAGATCACCCAGTCGCTTGCCCAGCAGGTTGCCAAGTAGAGAACGCCTTAAGGCTGAACCAAAGATTAACAGGAAAGATAAAAAGAAAGGTGAAAAGCCTGGATCGCTCGACGTTCAGGCAGCGAAAGGCAACTTTGAAATTCGCGAGGCAATCCCAAAAACTCCCAAACAGCTTGTaattgaagaagaaagggcCGTGGGAGCCGTGGATCTGATTCACTGGAAAAACCTGCTGAAGCTTAACGGCAATGGGGTCTATTGGGGGGCTGCTTTTACCCTCATGATGGCTGCTGTTCTGACACCCGTTTGTGAGAGGAAAGTCCTTTCGTGAGTTAGCCATCTCAAAAAGCTCGGAAACCAAACTGACTGTTTGGCGAAGTCTCTGGACCGGCACAGAAGGCGAGATATCAGCCAACCACACCGTTGTGTTCTGGATTTCATTTTACGCCGCTGTAAGCCCTCTTGCGATGGAATGTGACTGGGTACTGACTGTTTCCATAGCTTTCGCTTGCACGTATTTTCCTGGACACAGTCTACGGCTTATTCCGTTTCTGGGGTAGTATGCGAGCTATGAAAATAGTAAATCCCACTGATCTATGAACGGGATTTGTCAGTTTGCTGATGCGGGAACTATAGATCCACGGCCAGATGCTCGAGTCGATGTTGCATGCCAAAATGTTGTTCTTCACTAAGACTCGAGCAGGATCTATTATTCAACGTTTCGGCAAGGATCTTGTTAGTATCATGACGACTTAGGTAGACCCAAACTAACCTGCTTCTAGAATGACATCCTTGACTGTTCCAACTTGCTTACTGAAATGATCGAAGGGGGCATGAACAGTAATTTCCGCCTATTTTTTGGCCGTAGTGACACTAATGATTATTCATAGTTATCATCAGTTTGATATCAGTGTCCGTGTATGGTGGCTGGACATTCTGCATAGTGACCATTCTATTACTCGTCGCTGCTTGGACTCCAGTAAGGCTGTCGAATTACATGCTGAGTCTTTTGTTGACCTGTTTTTAGGGGAAATGGTATCGGGCATCTTCTCGACAAGTGCGTCGACTTCAAGCTGTCCTTCCAGGGCCCATCAATGCGATTTACGGAGAGACTGTGGCTGGTGCTACCGTTATTCGCGCCTTTGGTGCTCAGTCCGTTTTCATTGACGGTAGGTGCCATTGCAAAGCGCAATATAAATTCAGATAGTCTCTGATGTGGAAACATTATTAGAACTCTTGAGATGGAGCAACATGAAGATCACTGCGACTATTTGGACTGTTGCTATTGCCCGATGGCTATTCTGTGGGTGAccccttctttctttcgGTATGTCGCTAACGCAAGATTCCATATGCAGTGAGCTTGCAAGTCATGGATGTCATTGTCCGCATTACTgctctctctcttcttcttgctcgAGCTTCCACTACAGGTGCTGTCGCTGGCTTCGTCCTTACTTTCGCTGGTTCTATCTCCACTTATGTTAACTGGATGCTTGTTCATCTCCGCAATTTCGAACTCAAAGGTGTCAGTCTCGAACGCACTTCCGAATACAGAACGCTTCCACGTGAGGACGGTACGAAACTTCTTGCAGATGATACCCGGTATGCCACAGATAGACAAGAGctcgatgaagaagaagaccAGCTGCTCGGCAGCTGGCCCGAGTATGGCGAACTTAAGGTTGAAGGCCTATGTGCCCGATACGGCCCTGATATGCCTGAGATTCTCCATGATGTCACGTTCAAGGTGAAGGGAGGTGAAAGAATCGGAATTGTGGGCGCTACTGGTGGCGGAAAGTCAACCTTAGCAAAGGCGTTTTTCTCTTTTGTCGACATAACTAAAGGCAAGATTGAAATTGACGGCCAAGGTCGGTTTGTTTTCTGCCTGATGACACTTGCGCAAACTGACAAGAAGGCAGATATTTCCACAATCCCCTTGGGAGTGGTACGGTCTAAGTTGGGTATCATCGCTCAAGATCCTATTCTACTTTCAGGCTCTCTGAGGCTGAACCTCGATATTGAAGGCAAATACTCCGACGAGCAGCTGTACACTGCGCTACGCCAAGTTAAGCTTCTCAAACAATCTGACTCTTGCCCTGACCTTCTCAGCAACGATCTCACATCTTCCAGCACTGAGACAAGCTCGCAGCAAGAAAATATTTTCTCAAATCTAGACTTTGAGGTAAAGGGCGGCGGAGAGAACTTATCAGCTGGCCAAAGGCAGCTTGTTGTGCTCGCTAGAGCGCTTCTGAAGAGACATCGCGTTTTGATCCTCGATGAAGCGACTGCCTCGATTGATTCAGCTACTGATGCTGAAATCAGTCGAGTTGTGCACGAGGAGTTCACCAATGCCACAGTACTTATAATCGCCCACCGATTGAGGGTGCGTACATTCTGGCTTTGAGAATTGACATATCTCTGACTCGTTTCCAGACTATCATGCCTTGCTCCAACATTCTTCTCATGAATAAAGGCAATCTAATTCAACAGGGTTCTCCACTCGGGCTTATTCACCGCGAGGGTCCATTCCAAGACCTGTGCATGGCAGctggggaagaagagtacAAACATCTTATTGCCCTAGCTGAGGAGCACGATCCGTCGAATAAGGGCGATCTTGTAGATCTTAGTTGATAGCTCAAACGAGAAAGAGCATCCATCTCTTATAATCATAACCACGTCACGTCGCATCATAGAAATCCGCATGTACATTGCATTGAAACTGTACAGACTGCTGGCTGGCTAGTATGGTTTCATAGGGCTAGGGATATGATGACGGGTTGTCAATGGAAGGAAACAAACTTGTCTGTATCTAGTCCCTCTCCAGTCGTACTGGGCGTCGACCCAGAAGACAGGGAGACTGTGCTTGTCAGAGGAATTGGCCGCTGCCAGCAAACAGCAAAGGAAAACAAACAGGCCAGAGAACCATTGTATTTGATGTTTACTATTCCGTCGATATTTGAGGCCCCTCGTCGTGAAAATCGGTCAAAAAAGACCTCGACGAGGTGCCGTATCATCGCGGGACATTGGTACAGGGTAGGGACAGAGAGAAAACAAAAAAATAGATTAGTGATGTAAGTTAGCGTGTCAAGACATTGTATACATGCCGTTATGAACTGTTACCACCTGCTACTGGGTCCTTGTTGTAGGAAACCTACCAGATCAGGAGACAGTGAGCCAGTAGCGACCGAAAGCACCTGCAGAAATCAATTGGTTATGATCATACTCAAGCCTCCTTCAAACCTTGACTTACATCCTGGGCTAATTCCTTTCCTCCAGACTCCCATGTTCTTGACAACACCGGTCGCAGTATCTCCCCTACTAATCTCACTACAAGCCCTCTAACCTCTTGGGGAGCCTCTCTTTTCCACATAAGAATGTTCTTCAATAGTTTAATTCGGCGATGGATGAAGCGACTCAATGCTGACCGAGACGCGGGATTGAATGCGGGTGGAGGAATGGCGTCGGGGCCAGTTACAGCTATTATAGCTGAGGAGAGTtcgagaagatgagagTGAAACACTTCAAGTATGGCGTTCAAAAGCGCGACAAACTTGCGACTGTCTTTGCTTGTTAAATCAGCCACCACGTCCGTCAAATCGACCGCGCGCCTTGTCTGTGGTGCCGAGTACGGATCATAGGCGCCAGCCTCAAAGATTTTGGTCAAAAGAGGGACAACAGCAGTCGATACCATTGACGCAACGAGGTCTCCTTCAGGGCTGAGAGGCGGTTCCTCATCCAtatcctcatcttcatccgCGCGGGGTTGGCGAGGATGGCAGTAGCGATGGAGCGAGTGGAACCATCGAAAAGAATCGAGAAATGCGGAACCCTACAATAGCGGTGAATCAGAAGTACAGTTGATGGAAGGAATTCAACTTACCTTCAGAGGCTCCCATCCTACCATTTCCCCCCTCGCCCAGAATTCCCAAGCCTGCACCAAGGCCAGACCGCCAAAGGCATTTATAtattcttcttcatcccttTTTCTCCATCCACCAAACCTCACTGCAAGACCCTTCTCTGGATCTCTAAAGTCTTCTGCCTTCACATCGTCCAGCAAGGCATAAGTGCGATGTGCCAGACGATTCTGAGCAGCAGCATAATCTTCAGCATCGGCATCTGCAAGAGTCGAATCCGTGGAATatccttcatcatccccGGTATTTGCCTTTCGCGCTATTCGTTTGGACCGACGTGACTCGCGTTGTTCTCGTCTACTGCGTCTCACGCCAGAGCTAGCTCCCGCTACCTTCGTAGCATCCCTCGCACGACCAAGTTCGTCGACCTCTTGTTCACCCTCTTTCGGCGCGGCTACACCCATACAGAGGGCAAGATCGTCACTGTCATCATCAGCCCGGCGCTTGTTAGTCGACTGGGACCGTTCCTGGACGATATGCAAAGCGTCTGCCTCAATTTCTTCTAATCTCGGGAACTACGCCAAGGTCAGTGGTCATATTTTGCCAGACATCGCACAATAGGGCCCTCACCTTTTCCTCCAGGAAATTGCCCAACATCTCCACCCATCGTCTAAATTCCTCCATATATTCGCGTTTCCCTTCAACCTTTTCAACTTCTATTCGCAGCTCCCTTTCTTGCTTCTCCAAATCAGCTAATTCTTGCACGACTACATCAAGGTTGTGGTCGTTGTGAGACTTTGTTATTTCGAAATCGGAAAGCGCTTTAGTAAGGCGAGATTGAGCGGATGATATAGTTGGAAGGGGCCGGGCGAGAGGTACTAAAAAGCAACATTAATACAAAAATAATAATTACAGGGACTATACGCACTAGGTGCAGGAGTATATCCCTTCTTGACAACTTTGTCGGGTTCCTTTTCCGCCCATAACCCTGACCGCTGCGCTTGTGCTCTCTCCCACTCCAAAGTttcctcgtcatcttcatcttcggCCTCTCTGACAAGATGTCAGCTCTGTCGATTCGCAGTACGTATCCAAACTCTCACCTGTCCGCTATAAGTTCACCAATTTCGCCTCGTAATCTTCTTGCCGCCGCCTTGTTAGCATTCTTCCCTAGAAATAATTTATCCTTGGCTCCAGTGTAGTCAGCCAAATCTAAAGTAAGTTGTTAGTGTGACGAGTCATCGCAAGAGACCTGCAAACAAACCTACCTTCATCgccttcaccttcttcgtcctcttctctcaTTAATCTGCTCTCAGGATGAGGCCCTTGTTGAGCATCGTAGATCGCAATCTTTCCGTCGCCCGATTCCAAGGATATATAGTCTTCGTCATTCTCGGCGGATGCGCTTGCTGGCCCATTACCTCCTATGGCTGCTTGACGCTTCATCTTCGCCGCCGCGATGGTTGCAGCATCAGGGATTCCTGCAGTTGTGTCCTGCGCAAAACTTGAAGCATACTTTTCTCTGGCTAATCGACTGAGACCTGACGAGTCCTCGGCATTATCATCTTCGATAGTATCTGTCACACCACGAGGAGCACGGGTCGGTGTCGCAGCCTTTAGCTCGGAGAGATATTCCCGAGAGTACACTCCAGAGGTTTTCATGGTACTTGGCGTTCCAGTCGTGTCGGATGTACTGGGAGTAGAGGGAAGTTTTAGTTGTTGTGATAAAAGTGATTTCTTGGGCTTGAAGGCCATCCCTTCATCCTTATCTGCAGCTCCGCCGAAACTCAATGTGCTAGCCTTTTTTGATAACCTATCTTTCgtcttttccttctttagccctttcttcctcccaaGAATACTGCCACTGCCTTCGTTTGAATCTATTTCAATAGAATCGTCCGAATTTTGAGCATCATTAGCGGTGATGGAGGACTTGGCGAGAGGCGACAAGGTAGATGCAGTGTCGGTAAGGTCGGAATCGCGAGCACGGAGAGAAGGACGAGGCCTGGCTCTTTTGACGAACATATCTGGGCGATGTTCCAAAGATTGATGTGCACTGGAAAATGCTCCAAGTGAATGATGAAGGACAAAGAATGAATGTACAGATTAGTAACTGCCCAAGAAATTCAAGCAACACGAAGGAAGGGTGGTCGGCGAGGAAGGGTCATAAATGTTACGTAATGTTAAATTAAAGTTATCCAAATATATAAACGGCATCAAAAGCAAACTTCCATATTCGGGGGTGTGGTCAAGGGGTATGACAAGCGATCCGCATTTAGGACGCTTTTCGCTTAGCCTGGGTTCGAGTCCCAGCTCCTCCATTTTTATGTTCCTTTTTTTGGACAATCTAATATACTCATGGATTTCTGAAGTTCTTCTGCAATTTCTCATTTCATGTTGTATATGTGACATATTTTGTTACTATGCTATATGTTATTGCTACAATGTTTGCTTTGTATCCGGATTAATTTTAGGCTGCCCTTTACAAGAGTGCTGCTAATGCCTTGCGAGTattctccttctcctccttgaTGAGGTCAACTAGAGCTTCAAACTTTGGATGATCGGCATCGCCTATTCCATTGTTAGTCACTAACTCGTAATCATGTTCTTGTAACTCACCGAGAAGCTCAAATAATACTGATTCACTTGTGGTGATAATCGCCccatctctctccatccttctcaGGGCAATCGGAATTTCTTGGTTATTCCCGGAAGAAATGCAGTCGGCAAGGATGAAGACGGTAGGCTTCGACTCTAGGCGCAGAAGATCTAAAGCTGTCTGAAGTATACATACATGAGCCTATCGTAATTGTTTGACGATGGAGTTAGCAAGTGATTTTCTTCATGCCTATGACTGGGATACTGACCTCTATGCCGGTGACAATGAAAGTATCATATTTGTTAAAATCGACACCCCTCCGAGTGCCTTCTGTTTGCATTGAAAGCTAATAGACATTCAGTCCCCTGCCATGTAACGCCTAGCATTGAGCAACACTCCAAGTGCTCACCCTGTTTTTCTTGTAGATGCCCAAATTATTGTGTTGCAGCTGTTGCAGGTGTTGGCCCACTTCTTCAATCGTCCCAAGCGCTTTAGGATCATCTGAGTAATGAGCACATTTGCCTCTGCTTCTATACAACCTTCCTTCGCTTACCTTTCGAGTTCTGCTCTGTAGTGAGCGTTGCGATTTCTAAGATCTAAGTCCTTTTGTTAGCCTCCCGCAGGGATTGACAATCTGCGGCTTACTTTGGCGGCTCTCACCATCTTGCTGATCATCGAGCTCATAGCATCGAACTCCCAGATGTCTTGCCCTATAGCAGCCCAAACGAATGGGTTAGCCTAAATCTTCAGATCGCTCAAAGACAAATAACTGACGCTTGCGCTCTTGGAGGTCACAAATGAGTAAGAGAGTGTGCGGTGCAGCGCTCATGATGGGTGACGATGCGCGTGTTGTCTTTGGGGGTCGTGTTGATTAAAGTATGAATACGGATTATAGTAAAGAGAACGTGAAAACAAACATTTGATGATGGAGTATCACTAATACTGACTTAAAAATGTCAGCCGTTAACCTTCCATACCACTGTCATCATCTGCAGCACGCACCCGCTATCCTTTCCATACGACCGCAGTGGTGCTACTGACGAGTCTATTTCAGCCTTATGTGAATGCGAGTAATTGTATCACGGGTGCTGGAATTCGAGACCAGCAAAAATCGACTAAGGTTTGTTGGCAGCTGGCTCACATGCTCCAAAGATGTCATTAATAAAAAAGCTGCCAAGCAAATGTAATAAAATGGCCTCGTCTCCCGCCGGAGCCGGCGGGCGGAGCAGAGGCTAATTACCCGGTCTGCAAGGTGTTATGTTCCAGCATCATTACTTCTGCCCAAGTTTTGCCTGAGCGTCCAGTCGCAAATATAAATCATATGCACGTACGTACGTATTATTGAACCTGCACGTATAATCTTCCATCCATAGCTTCGCTTTGATTTCCCATATTACAGCAATACCCATATGCGAATTGGAATGATACCAAACAAATGATAAAGATGCATTGATTATTCCCTTCTCTAGGTAAATTTCCTTAGAactcatcctcatccatGACGATCGCATCAGGGTTCGCAACTTCGCCTgcttctttccctccttcATCAATTCCGTTGGCATTGGTCTTGTTTAATGTACTCGCGACAAAAGCCGGTGCTCCTCCCTTTCTTGCGCCATCAGCACCAACGGCGTTCAATTCACGCTCCATCGCAGCCATAGGATCGGCAGCCTCCTGGGCTTCCTGAGCTGAAGCATCAGTAGGCTTTTCAGTACCTTTGGACGCGGCAGCAGCCTGGGCGGCAATGAACGATGTCTCGGTGTTGAAAGACGCTTGGACGGCTCGTTTGATACGGAGCATTTCTCGGAATGTATCTTCAGATCCAGTGTCGACTAAAGTTATAAAAATTAGCCATAAGTATACACTGAAGAAAACAGTAATGAGACGTACTCTCGAAGTCATTCCATTCTTGCCAGAATTCGGGCTCAACTCTGGGATCACAGAATTGGCTCGCATGCGCATAGATCGCCCTTGCTCTATCAATCTCACCCAATTTCCTCTCCATTCTCGCGAATCGTCGACACATTTCCGCAGTCTGCTTGTCGGGCAAAGATTCGAGGGCCCGCTCATAAATTGGTCGTGTGGCAGGAAGACCAAAGTTGGCAGTAGCTTTGGCGATGTAGATGGTGTACATCTCGAACTTGTCGGAATCTTGAACGGTTGATGCAGCACGGTCGTAGATACCCATTGCGCGCTTGGCAAGACCGTGCTCTTCCTCTAGCTTGGCGTACATGAGGTAGAGAGGCTTGCAGAACTTTTCAGGGCAGTTTTCGAGGGCTTGTTCAAACAGGTCTCGTGCACGTTCGAGCTTCTTGCCGCCGTAACGCTTAACAAACTTGGAGAGGTAAATATTCCAGATCTCGAAAGCGATGGGGAAATGGAACAATTCGATTCCCCGCTCGTACACCTTGAAACTTTCCTCAAAGTACTTGTTCTCTTCCAAGAACGTGGCATAATTGACAATGACTTGGGCGTTGGCGATTTTCAGCTCCATAATCTTGTCGTACACTGCTTTGGTTGATTCGACGGTCCCAATAGACTCTTCAAGGTCAGAATAGTAGGACCATAGTTTGAGGGACTTGAATAGCCGAGATTGGGGAGGGATGTTCTATACGAGCGTTAGATGGATTATGCAGAGACGAGAGCCTACTGACATCATCGTAATAG from Cryptococcus gattii WM276 chromosome E, complete sequence includes these protein-coding regions:
- a CDS encoding uncharacterized protein (Similar to TIGR gene model, INSD accession AAW43407.1), whose amino-acid sequence is MFVKRARPRPSLRARDSDLTDTASTLSPLAKSSITANDAQNSDDSIEIDSNEGSGSILGRKKGLKKEKTKDRLSKKASTLSFGGAADKDEGMAFKPKKSLLSQQLKLPSTPSTSDTTGTPSTMKTSGVYSREYLSELKAATPTRAPRGVTDTIEDDNAEDSSGLSRLAREKYASSFAQDTTAGIPDAATIAAAKMKRQAAIGGNGPASASAENDEDYISLESGDGKIAIYDAQQGPHPESRLMREEDEEGEGDEDLADYTGAKDKLFLGKNANKAAARRLRGEIGELIADREAEDEDDEETLEWERAQAQRSGLWAEKEPDKVVKKGYTPAPIPLARPLPTISSAQSRLTKALSDFEITKSHNDHNLDVVVQELADLEKQERELRIEVEKVEGKREYMEEFRRWVEMLGNFLEEKFPRLEEIEADALHIVQERSQSTNKRRADDDSDDLALCMGVAAPKEGEQEVDELGRARDATKVAGASSGVRRSRREQRESRRSKRIARKANTGDDEGYSTDSTLADADAEDYAAAQNRLAHRTYALLDDVKAEDFRDPEKGLAVRFGGWRKRDEEEYINAFGGLALVQAWEFWARGEMVGWEPLKGSAFLDSFRWFHSLHRYCHPRQPRADEDEDMDEEPPLSPEGDLVASMVSTAVVPLLTKIFEAGAYDPYSAPQTRRAVDLTDVVADLTSKDSRKFVALLNAILEVFHSHLLELSSAIIAVTGPDAIPPPAFNPASRSALSRFIHRRIKLLKNILMWKREAPQEVRGLVVRLVGEILRPVLSRTWESGGKELAQDVLSVATGSLSPDLVGFLQQGPSSRW
- a CDS encoding uncharacterized protein (Similar to TIGR gene model, INSD accession AAW43816.1), with translation MSAAPHTLLLICDLQERKRQDIWEFDAMSSMISKMVRAAKILEIATLTTEQNSKALGTIEEVGQHLQQLQHNNLGIYKKNRLSMQTEGTRRGVDFNKYDTFIVTGIEAHVCILQTALDLLRLESKPTVFILADCISSGNNQEIPIALRRMERDGAIITTSESVLFELLGELQEHDYELVTNNGIGDADHPKFEALVDLIKEEKENTRKALAALL
- a CDS encoding ABC transporter ABCC.6, putative (Similar to TIGR gene model, INSD accession AAW43405.1), with translation MRLQALPAWPVVVDTICVAVVLSTVLISLLQLIVAWVKSTRGGHIQLSESFEPKSKKELFETKLLYHVAKETPEDGEPVEVASFWKGVSPYKPFLLLKLLLQMIFAKALLTSVTFSSLAIQIVETVESPPYRGESWLYFLRFTTVSLTNIHLVALSTHYLITRNLNRHASLTKHICTISSILLFHWYFQTLGQYLWLSTNVHIPWTGYTSLGLTFLQTVISGLIPVGPKLWVDMTMIYTKAVRAKVEDSAATTFGGNLIEETSCSIFERLMFTFVYPMIIKTAKMHQVDIQDLPALQAEMRTQNMYHEFMGPKTAEGIRWKRHPTLSLLWTVWWPQRRAVGKALIFMFALCPLWYLPHICLQQILSILDDHTAVRWSAVAFAALMVFAKIGNMIITMQQYNMKLLTRNLFAIPEKKEGDKAVHTKADILNLISSDASSVQRVGWTFTNLFRSAVEMGLGCSYVWILLGPSGLCGLSTLILTCPPAYLLTRWEYSVFEKRLAIRDERVSLMQEAVQAISMIKMMATERFWYRRINRVREREFKKLIQAQVLGYISVLLYSAAPTVIVIVAFAHYTLVAKNELTATIAFTSIAVFDELRPALLDLPSSVAELLQEILGARRIANFLTTEDVEYFTDTTFNPSDPSTSEDGPLYIVGTVAWDVSKVYLASPSNPTADASSDNSENSKIGFRLMDLDIKFPRGKLTLVAGKFGSGKSLLLLALLGEARLVEGKISYMVSPIMDPQKIDKNDWSLFKNGVAYAPQTPWLLSQSIRDNILFGLPLDMERYRFVCFATGLMPDLELLEDADLTEIGERGKLLSGGQKARVSLARAVYSRASVLLLDDVISAVDAQTSQHIIKHCFSSSLMSGRTVILASHAVESLASLAAHAIYLDDGRCLWQGSGRQLLETGHMAHLKSESRSPSRLPSRLPSRERLKAEPKINRKDKKKGEKPGSLDVQAAKGNFEIREAIPKTPKQLVIEEERAVGAVDLIHWKNLLKLNGNGVYWGAAFTLMMAAVLTPVCERKVLSFRLHVFSWTQSTAYSVSGVIHGQMLESMLHAKMLFFTKTRAGSIIQRFGKDLNDILDCSNLLTEMIEGGMNIIISLISVSVYGGWTFCIVTILLLVAAWTPGKWYRASSRQVRRLQAVLPGPINAIYGETVAGATVIRAFGAQSVFIDELLRWSNMKITATIWTVAIARWLFLSLQVMDVIVRITALSLLLARASTTGAVAGFVLTFAGSISTYVNWMLVHLRNFELKGVSLERTSEYRTLPREDGTKLLADDTRYATDRQELDEEEDQLLGSWPEYGELKVEGLCARYGPDMPEILHDVTFKVKGGERIGIVGATGGGKSTLAKAFFSFVDITKGKIEIDGQDISTIPLGVVRSKLGIIAQDPILLSGSLRLNLDIEGKYSDEQLYTALRQVKLLKQSDSCPDLLSNDLTSSSTETSSQQENIFSNLDFEVKGGGENLSAGQRQLVVLARALLKRHRVLILDEATASIDSATDAEISRVVHEEFTNATVLIIAHRLRTIMPCSNILLMNKGNLIQQGSPLGLIHREGPFQDLCMAAGEEEYKHLIALAEEHDPSNKGDLVDLS